TCCCGGACTCGCTGCTTCTGCTGCAGTTGTTGTACAGCGCTCCGGCTGATGTTTATGACGTCGCCAAGGCGGCTGTCGTCGAGTTCATGGACACAATCGAGGCGCGACAGGCGTCCGACCAAAATCATTCTGCGGCAGCAGCTTCGAACGTGCCCGGTATTCGCAAGGAGCATCTCGAAGCCCGCGTCAAGGAACTGCTGGAACGCTCGGTTGGCCAGCAAGCCGACGCAGTGGTGTGCAACGGAGATCTTCGGGCTGAGGTCGGCGCAGTTCAGCGTTGTGCACTCGTCGTCGGGCAAGACAAGCTCGGGGTCACCGTTACCGTCTCTCACGTCGAGGGTGAGAACGTCAAGTTCGATATTCAGGTCGACAACAAGCCGATGGTTTGATCAACTTCAATCCAGAAGGGAAAGCTGACATATGGCGCCGAACGGGCGGATTG
This region of Mycolicibacterium goodii genomic DNA includes:
- a CDS encoding DUF4333 domain-containing protein; this translates as MADQVRLTATVPDGWISVDPQVVNEDAASMVLLRRADLDSPFTTNITVSELATDAEGDIAAFAESYRQDLASRTINLTVLREGALSDTPPRQYAQDLQFSVEINGRVVEIRQSQFLLEIPTGIPDSLLLLQLLYSAPADVYDVAKAAVVEFMDTIEARQASDQNHSAAAASNVPGIRKEHLEARVKELLERSVGQQADAVVCNGDLRAEVGAVQRCALVVGQDKLGVTVTVSHVEGENVKFDIQVDNKPMV